A single Thermoflexus sp. DNA region contains:
- a CDS encoding diacylglycerol kinase family protein: MARSRHVMIIYNPAAGPREMLREVQAVARKWQEERGWSVLLRITERPGMATDLAHEAALEGFEWVIAAGGDGTVNEVANGLVGMPAALGVLPVGTGNVWARQLGLPVYPLVHPLRIQVAAHLLEAAREHTIDVGRANGRYFLLWAGIGLDAQVAQQMEPRTRNTKRLGALAYLIAAAMIARDFPAMRATVIVDGRRRVKGRTLVVLVANAQLYGGLVRIAPQAVLDDGYLNICVFRGMGLPWAIRHFFNVFGGRHLQDPAVKFFVGRHVVVETRPVVPVQVDGEPIGYTPMAFEVVPRSLRILVPPTAPAGLFQEP; the protein is encoded by the coding sequence ATGGCTCGCTCCAGACACGTCATGATCATCTACAATCCGGCCGCCGGCCCCCGGGAGATGCTTCGGGAGGTCCAGGCGGTGGCCCGTAAATGGCAGGAGGAGCGCGGATGGTCCGTCCTCCTACGGATCACGGAGCGTCCGGGGATGGCTACCGATCTGGCCCACGAGGCTGCCCTGGAGGGATTCGAATGGGTGATCGCCGCGGGGGGAGACGGCACCGTCAACGAGGTGGCGAACGGCCTGGTCGGAATGCCGGCCGCTCTGGGCGTCCTGCCGGTGGGGACTGGCAACGTATGGGCCAGGCAGCTGGGCCTCCCGGTTTACCCTCTCGTCCATCCGCTTCGGATTCAGGTGGCTGCGCATCTCCTGGAGGCCGCGCGGGAACATACGATTGACGTGGGGAGGGCCAACGGTCGTTACTTCCTTCTGTGGGCGGGCATCGGTCTGGATGCGCAGGTGGCCCAGCAGATGGAACCCCGGACCCGGAACACCAAGCGTTTGGGGGCCCTGGCTTACCTGATCGCCGCCGCCATGATCGCCAGGGATTTCCCGGCCATGCGGGCCACGGTCATCGTGGATGGCCGCCGCCGGGTGAAGGGGCGCACCCTGGTGGTTCTGGTGGCGAACGCCCAGCTGTATGGGGGCCTGGTGCGCATCGCCCCCCAGGCCGTGCTGGACGATGGATATCTCAACATTTGCGTGTTTCGGGGGATGGGGCTGCCGTGGGCGATCCGCCATTTCTTCAACGTCTTCGGGGGGCGCCATCTCCAGGATCCGGCGGTCAAATTCTTCGTCGGGCGTCACGTGGTCGTCGAGACCCGCCCGGTTGTCCCGGTCCAGGTGGATGGGGAACCCATTGGCTATACCCCCATGGCCTTCGAGGTCGTCCCCCGATCCCTGCGAATCCTGGTTCCACCGACGGCCCCTGCGGGCCTGTTTCAGGAACCATAA